The proteins below come from a single Chitinophaga pinensis DSM 2588 genomic window:
- a CDS encoding DMT family transporter, with product MNNRAIHWSIFLLLSLTWGSSFILMKIGLQALSPYQVASLRLLSAGVALLPFFIKFIRQTPLNKIPMIILSGILGNLLPAYLFCIAETRIDSALAGILNSLVPLMSLLAGFFLFRAPIVKQQLLGICVGLLGVVMLFAVKGVDAGYWYYGLWIVVATICYGLNIALVHHHLKGYSSLQLGSIALFFCAVFALPVLLFSGFFGILSGPAIPWSSLAASVTLGILGSGVASVLFYILINKAGAMFASMVTYALPVVAIGWGLLAGEQISWLQVLCLCIILLSVYTVNKAKR from the coding sequence TTGAACAACCGTGCCATTCACTGGAGCATTTTCCTTCTTTTATCACTTACCTGGGGCAGTTCCTTCATTCTGATGAAAATCGGTCTGCAGGCTCTTTCACCATACCAGGTAGCCAGTTTACGCCTGCTTAGCGCCGGTGTGGCCCTGCTGCCTTTTTTTATAAAATTCATCCGTCAGACACCGCTGAACAAAATTCCCATGATCATCCTGTCGGGTATTCTGGGTAATCTCTTACCGGCATATCTGTTCTGTATAGCAGAAACCCGTATAGACAGTGCACTGGCGGGTATACTGAATAGCCTTGTACCATTAATGTCGCTGTTGGCAGGATTTTTCCTGTTTCGTGCACCTATTGTAAAGCAACAGTTGCTGGGTATCTGTGTCGGACTGCTGGGCGTAGTCATGCTGTTTGCCGTGAAAGGAGTGGATGCCGGTTACTGGTATTACGGCCTCTGGATTGTGGTTGCCACGATCTGTTATGGGTTGAATATTGCATTGGTACACCATCACCTGAAGGGATATAGCTCCCTGCAACTGGGGTCCATTGCGCTTTTCTTCTGTGCTGTTTTCGCGCTGCCGGTACTGTTATTCAGTGGCTTTTTTGGCATACTCTCAGGACCAGCTATCCCCTGGAGCTCTCTGGCAGCCAGTGTAACGCTGGGCATCCTGGGTAGTGGTGTTGCGTCTGTATTATTCTATATTCTGATCAATAAAGCTGGGGCTATGTTTGCCTCGATGGTCACCTATGCTTTACCGGTAGTAGCAATTGGCTGGGGGCTGTTGGCAGGAGAGCAGATCTCCTGGTTGCAGGTACTTTGCCTTTGTATCATTCTGCTCAGTGTATACACTGTCAATAAAGCAAAACGCTGA
- the frr gene encoding ribosome recycling factor encodes MQDDLTLIIEDATATMRKAIGHLESELTKIRAGKANPQILDGITVDYYGSPTPLAQVANITVADARTLTVQPWEKNMLQPIERAIIASNIGINPQNDGIIIRMFLPPLTEERRKEFVKRALNEGEQAKIAIRNIRRDAIEGIKKLQKDGLSEDTAKDAEADVQNLTNKYIELVDKHTAQKEKEIMVI; translated from the coding sequence ATGCAAGATGATCTAACGTTAATAATAGAAGATGCCACCGCAACCATGCGTAAGGCTATCGGACACCTGGAATCGGAACTTACCAAGATCAGGGCCGGTAAAGCCAATCCGCAGATACTGGACGGAATTACGGTAGACTACTATGGTTCGCCTACTCCCCTCGCGCAGGTAGCTAATATCACTGTGGCAGATGCCCGTACACTGACAGTTCAGCCATGGGAAAAAAATATGCTCCAGCCTATTGAAAGGGCTATCATCGCCTCTAACATCGGTATTAACCCACAGAACGACGGTATCATCATCCGTATGTTCCTGCCGCCACTGACAGAAGAGAGAAGAAAGGAATTTGTTAAACGTGCATTGAATGAAGGTGAGCAGGCAAAAATAGCTATCAGAAATATCCGCAGAGATGCGATCGAAGGCATCAAGAAACTGCAGAAAGATGGTCTGAGCGAAGATACCGCAAAAGACGCCGAAGCAGATGTACAGAACCTGACCAACAAATATATTGAACTGGTAGATAAACACACCGCTCAGAAAGAGAAGGAAATCATGGTTATCTAA
- a CDS encoding glycosyltransferase family 4 protein — translation MENVLIATVLSFVITYFAIPVLIRVAELKHLYDEPDERKSHKARIPTLGGIGFFSGFVMASAVCVPGFADSPFQYMVAAFIVIFMVGMKDDIVGLSPLKKLIGQLMASFAVIYLGNLQINSMYGIMGIEALPPYISLMLTYFTFLVIINAFNLIDGIDGLAGSIGMLVSGVMGTYFLYTGELLYAVMGFAMSGGLAAFLIYNISPARIFMGDTGSLMVGLVNAILVIKFIDVAGNPAGKLPVNSVPIVAIAILVMPLFDTLRVFAIRMMHGRSPFSADRNHIHHYFLELGLTHRQTTVVMVSINAGYIVLAFALQNIGSAYLLSVILGSALLLTGVLYQMKKRKEAMLRALAVSAISEAANEAQAAINHPKILRVNTKGVLQDK, via the coding sequence ATGGAGAATGTTTTAATTGCGACTGTCCTGAGTTTTGTTATAACCTATTTTGCAATTCCCGTACTGATCAGGGTTGCAGAGTTGAAACATCTTTATGACGAACCGGACGAAAGAAAATCTCACAAAGCGCGTATACCAACTTTAGGGGGTATAGGTTTCTTTTCTGGATTTGTGATGGCATCTGCAGTATGTGTACCAGGATTTGCAGATTCTCCATTTCAGTACATGGTCGCAGCTTTTATAGTTATTTTTATGGTGGGTATGAAAGACGACATTGTTGGTCTTTCCCCGTTAAAGAAACTGATTGGCCAGTTAATGGCTTCTTTTGCTGTTATATACCTCGGTAATTTACAGATCAATAGCATGTATGGTATCATGGGTATCGAAGCCCTGCCTCCTTACATCAGTCTGATGCTCACCTATTTTACTTTCCTGGTAATCATCAATGCATTCAACCTGATAGACGGTATTGACGGTCTGGCGGGTAGTATTGGTATGCTGGTATCTGGTGTAATGGGTACCTACTTCCTGTATACAGGCGAGTTACTGTATGCGGTAATGGGTTTTGCTATGTCAGGTGGTCTGGCAGCATTCCTGATCTATAATATTTCTCCTGCCCGCATCTTTATGGGCGATACCGGTTCCCTGATGGTTGGATTGGTGAATGCGATCCTGGTGATCAAGTTCATCGACGTGGCAGGTAATCCCGCAGGAAAACTGCCTGTAAACTCTGTTCCTATTGTGGCCATTGCTATCCTGGTAATGCCACTGTTTGATACATTACGTGTTTTTGCGATCCGTATGATGCATGGAAGGTCTCCTTTTTCGGCTGACCGTAACCACATTCACCACTATTTCCTGGAACTGGGTCTGACCCACAGACAGACAACCGTGGTGATGGTATCCATCAATGCTGGTTATATCGTGTTAGCATTTGCTTTGCAGAATATAGGTTCTGCGTATCTGTTAAGCGTGATCCTGGGTTCTGCCCTGCTGCTGACAGGTGTACTTTACCAGATGAAGAAAAGAAAAGAGGCAATGTTGCGTGCACTGGCAGTTTCTGCTATCAGTGAAGCGGCAAATGAAGCACAGGCTGCTATTAACCATCCAAAGATCCTGCGCGTAAACACAAAGGGTGTCCTCCAGGACAAATAA
- a CDS encoding transketolase, with amino-acid sequence MPQLKDIATQIRRDIVRMVHGCQSGHPGGSLGCADFFTALYFKIMQHKPQPFEMDGLDQDLFFLSNGHISPVFYSTLAHAGYFDKSELATFRKLNSRLQGHPTTHEHLPGIRVASGSLGQGMSVAIGAALSKKLNNDDRLVFSLHGDGELEEGQNWEAIMFAPHHKVDNLIVTVDWNGQQIDGTVEQVGGLGDLEPKFASFGWKVLHMDGNNMDEVVATLEKAVSLTGQGQPIVILMKTVMGKGVDFMEGHHEWHGIAPSDEQLAKALEQLPEPAELGDY; translated from the coding sequence ATGCCTCAGTTGAAAGACATAGCAACACAAATAAGACGGGATATAGTTCGTATGGTGCATGGCTGCCAAAGCGGCCATCCAGGCGGTTCTTTAGGATGTGCAGATTTCTTTACTGCGCTCTATTTCAAAATAATGCAGCATAAGCCGCAGCCTTTTGAAATGGATGGTTTAGATCAGGACCTGTTTTTCCTCTCCAATGGGCACATTTCTCCAGTATTTTACAGCACTTTAGCCCACGCAGGTTATTTTGACAAGTCAGAACTGGCCACTTTCCGCAAACTCAATTCCCGTCTTCAGGGTCACCCGACTACACACGAACACCTTCCAGGTATCAGAGTAGCGTCAGGTTCCCTTGGTCAGGGTATGAGCGTAGCTATCGGTGCTGCACTCTCTAAGAAATTAAATAATGACGATCGTCTGGTATTCTCCCTCCATGGTGATGGTGAACTGGAAGAAGGTCAGAACTGGGAAGCGATCATGTTCGCTCCTCACCATAAAGTTGACAACCTGATTGTAACTGTTGACTGGAACGGTCAGCAGATCGATGGTACTGTTGAACAGGTAGGTGGTCTTGGTGATCTGGAACCTAAATTTGCTTCTTTCGGTTGGAAAGTATTGCACATGGACGGTAACAACATGGATGAAGTGGTAGCTACCCTGGAAAAGGCAGTTAGCCTGACCGGCCAGGGCCAGCCAATCGTGATCCTGATGAAAACTGTAATGGGTAAAGGTGTTGACTTCATGGAAGGTCACCACGAATGGCACGGTATTGCACCAAGCGACGAGCAACTGGCAAAAGCGCTGGAGCAGTTACCAGAACCAGCAGAACTGGGCGATTACTAG
- a CDS encoding FtsX-like permease family protein yields the protein MIWQFASRYFRAKKSTNAINIIAWVSVSAIAVGAGALIVILSVFNGFEGLVKSLYSTFYPSVKISAVSGKSITLTPAQLKKIAGVKGVAYMTEVIEEKAVLRYGQGDQTIAILKGVDSNYNKVAAVDKSMSRGKFDTGNEQDGYTAVLGIELEMALGVDVDRDLTPVSVYLPRRNVSSVTTPEDALGSGILYPAGSFAIQQEFNSKYVITNIAFMRGLLGLKEDEMSALEVKGASGLDDVVLKRRLQEVLGADYNLQTRYEQNQALYAIMQTEKWAVYVIMSFILVIAAFNMIGSLYMLVMEKQKDITILKAMGARPQLITRIFLAEGMIIAAIGTVIGFGISIGFCLLQQHFGLIKLEEDSFLVNAYPVSMHISDFILVSITIVVIGGAASWYPARRAGKQDIELKAT from the coding sequence TTGATCTGGCAGTTCGCATCCCGTTATTTCAGGGCTAAAAAAAGTACCAATGCCATCAATATCATTGCCTGGGTAAGTGTTTCGGCTATTGCGGTAGGTGCAGGCGCGCTGATTGTTATTCTCAGCGTTTTCAACGGATTTGAAGGACTGGTGAAATCCTTATACTCTACTTTCTACCCCTCTGTCAAAATCAGTGCAGTAAGTGGAAAAAGTATTACCCTCACGCCAGCGCAATTGAAAAAGATTGCCGGTGTGAAAGGTGTTGCCTATATGACGGAAGTGATAGAGGAAAAGGCGGTATTGCGCTACGGACAGGGAGATCAGACGATCGCTATCCTGAAGGGTGTAGACAGCAACTACAATAAAGTGGCTGCTGTCGATAAAAGCATGTCCCGTGGCAAGTTTGACACCGGTAATGAGCAGGATGGCTATACGGCTGTGCTGGGCATCGAATTGGAAATGGCGCTGGGCGTAGATGTGGACAGAGACCTCACTCCGGTCAGCGTATATCTGCCCCGCAGGAACGTCAGCAGTGTCACAACGCCGGAAGATGCACTTGGCAGCGGTATTCTGTATCCGGCCGGCTCTTTCGCGATTCAGCAGGAGTTCAACAGCAAATATGTGATTACCAATATCGCGTTTATGCGCGGACTGCTTGGCTTAAAGGAGGATGAAATGTCAGCGCTGGAGGTAAAAGGAGCTTCCGGACTGGATGACGTTGTGCTGAAACGCCGGTTACAGGAAGTGCTGGGGGCTGACTATAATCTCCAGACCCGCTACGAACAGAATCAGGCTCTGTACGCTATCATGCAGACGGAAAAGTGGGCGGTATATGTGATCATGAGTTTTATCCTGGTAATCGCCGCTTTTAATATGATTGGTAGTCTGTACATGCTGGTGATGGAAAAGCAAAAGGATATTACGATCCTGAAAGCAATGGGAGCCCGTCCACAGCTGATCACCCGTATATTCCTGGCAGAAGGGATGATCATTGCAGCTATTGGCACTGTCATCGGATTTGGTATCAGTATTGGTTTTTGCTTACTACAGCAGCATTTCGGTCTGATCAAGCTGGAGGAGGACTCTTTTCTGGTGAATGCCTATCCGGTGAGTATGCATATTTCCGACTTTATCCTGGTGAGTATAACAATTGTTGTTATCGGCGGGGCGGCCAGTTGGTATCCGGCCAGAAGAGCTGGGAAACAGGATATTGAATTAAAAGCAACCTGA
- the rbfA gene encoding 30S ribosome-binding factor RbfA codes for MQESKRQKQIGQLLQKELSEIFQRMGFNVVDGGMISISSVKLTPDLLEARVYLSMFKIADSHEMVNRIKERMGEIKKDLGNRVGKQLRRVPEISLFLDDTLEYIFKMEELFKKIKEDDAGKENK; via the coding sequence ATGCAGGAAAGCAAAAGACAGAAACAAATAGGACAGCTGTTACAAAAGGAACTGAGCGAAATATTTCAGCGGATGGGATTCAACGTGGTAGATGGAGGGATGATCTCCATTTCTTCCGTAAAGTTGACCCCGGATCTGCTGGAGGCAAGGGTGTATCTGAGCATGTTCAAAATAGCTGATTCCCATGAAATGGTGAACAGGATCAAGGAAAGAATGGGTGAAATCAAGAAAGACCTGGGTAACCGTGTGGGCAAACAATTACGCCGTGTACCTGAAATTTCGCTGTTCCTCGATGATACACTGGAATATATCTTCAAAATGGAAGAGCTGTTCAAAAAGATCAAAGAAGACGACGCAGGGAAGGAAAACAAATAA
- a CDS encoding ABC transporter ATP-binding protein, which translates to MKTFFRLLSLSKPYHHYVPEYVVYIFLYTLFSLVNFTLLIPLMDTLFSTGKQEVVSVLPDFSFSFAYFKQVFYFYYNELLVHYNGNKFAILVYVCVILFIAITLKNIFGYLSQRVLTRVRVTMVRKMREKVFHQYSTQSLSFFQNERKGDLLSVISSDVVEVENSVVTSMQTVLRDPFVIISTFITLFYISKELTFFTLVFFPISGLVLSSISKKLKKQSVLSHGLLGKLLNITEEALSGIRIIKAFNAEKFIGKKFDQDNRAFARTVKAMSDQREAASPVSETLGVLIVIVIMLYGGRLILAGDPSLTASGFIAYLGFYFQILAPAKSIGSAFTAMPKGLAAGERVLRILDAPNPITDKANAETLAGFEKNIEFRNVTFAYNEKPVLKNVQLTIDKGRMIALVGKSGAGKSTMADLIPRFHDVTSGAILVDGKDIRDVKMHDLRALTGMVSQEAILFNDSVFNNIAFGQENPDREEVIRAAKIANAHEFIVQLENGYDTPIGDRGMKLSGGQRQRLTIARAIFKNPPILILDEATSALDTESEKLVQDALDKLMENRTTIVIAHRLSTIQHANEIIVMDQGEIRERGTHDELISKDGIYRKLVEMQEFK; encoded by the coding sequence ATGAAGACTTTTTTCAGGTTGCTGAGTTTGTCGAAGCCCTATCACCACTACGTTCCGGAATATGTTGTATACATTTTCCTCTATACGCTGTTCAGTCTCGTAAACTTCACCCTGCTGATTCCATTAATGGATACACTCTTTTCCACCGGTAAGCAGGAAGTGGTATCGGTGCTCCCGGATTTTTCATTTTCTTTCGCTTACTTTAAACAGGTATTCTACTTCTATTATAATGAGTTACTGGTACATTACAACGGCAACAAATTTGCCATACTGGTATATGTCTGTGTGATCCTCTTCATCGCCATCACGCTCAAAAACATCTTTGGTTACCTGAGTCAGCGCGTGCTGACCCGTGTACGTGTTACCATGGTACGTAAGATGCGTGAGAAAGTGTTCCACCAGTACAGTACGCAATCCCTTTCCTTCTTCCAGAACGAACGTAAAGGGGATCTGCTCTCCGTGATCAGCTCTGATGTGGTGGAAGTGGAAAACTCAGTGGTGACCTCTATGCAGACGGTGCTCCGTGATCCGTTTGTGATTATTTCGACCTTTATTACCTTATTTTATATTTCAAAGGAGCTGACTTTCTTTACCCTTGTTTTCTTCCCGATATCTGGTCTGGTGCTCAGTTCTATTTCCAAAAAACTGAAAAAGCAGTCCGTTCTCAGTCATGGATTATTAGGTAAACTCCTGAATATCACGGAAGAAGCACTGTCCGGCATCCGTATTATCAAGGCATTTAACGCTGAAAAGTTCATCGGAAAGAAATTTGACCAGGATAACAGGGCTTTTGCCCGTACTGTCAAAGCGATGTCAGACCAGCGTGAAGCTGCGTCTCCGGTATCTGAAACCCTGGGCGTACTGATTGTGATCGTCATCATGTTGTATGGCGGCCGTCTGATCCTGGCAGGTGATCCTTCACTGACAGCATCCGGTTTTATCGCTTACCTGGGTTTCTACTTCCAGATCCTGGCGCCGGCTAAATCTATCGGTAGTGCTTTTACAGCAATGCCCAAAGGTCTGGCTGCCGGTGAACGTGTACTACGTATCCTGGATGCACCCAATCCGATCACTGATAAAGCCAATGCGGAGACACTGGCTGGCTTCGAAAAGAATATCGAATTCAGAAACGTCACCTTTGCCTATAATGAAAAGCCAGTGCTGAAAAATGTTCAGCTGACTATCGACAAAGGCCGTATGATCGCCCTGGTAGGAAAGAGTGGCGCCGGTAAATCGACTATGGCCGACCTGATTCCGCGTTTCCATGACGTGACCTCCGGTGCTATTCTCGTTGATGGGAAAGACATCCGTGACGTGAAGATGCATGATCTGCGTGCGCTGACAGGTATGGTATCGCAGGAAGCTATCCTCTTCAATGATTCCGTATTTAACAACATTGCCTTCGGACAGGAAAACCCTGACAGGGAAGAAGTGATCAGAGCTGCAAAAATTGCCAATGCACATGAATTCATCGTGCAGCTGGAGAACGGTTATGACACCCCGATCGGTGACCGTGGTATGAAACTCAGTGGAGGGCAGCGTCAACGTCTTACTATTGCACGTGCTATCTTCAAGAATCCGCCAATCCTCATCCTGGATGAAGCCACCTCAGCCCTGGATACAGAATCAGAAAAACTGGTACAGGATGCATTGGATAAGCTGATGGAAAACCGCACCACTATTGTGATTGCACACCGTTTGTCTACCATCCAACACGCGAATGAGATCATCGTAATGGATCAGGGAGAGATAAGAGAGCGCGGCACACATGACGAGCTAATCTCTAAAGATGGTATCTACCGTAAACTGGTAGAGATGCAGGAATTCAAATAA
- a CDS encoding glycosyltransferase produces MISIIIPVLNEGATLRQVIKTIKKTTRKIEIIVVDDNSNDNSVEEALKEKVRVITSSQRGKGISMREGMMAAKNDIVMYVDGDILTYPDNIVELLTDPIIEGKADFVKSYFERQAGRVTQLVAKPLLSILFPELANFNQPLSGMIAARKSLLSQVQFENDYGVDIGLLIDLHLQGARITEANIGRVENAMQTWEQLSKMSREVSRTILRKAENIPQENLETLGNINMIREQMEYSILESIDKLHKMVIFNLDETIFREDYLMAAATEFGFENTLKQIRGHFSDPVSVIEHTATLFQDRNLAELLEVADEVSLVPDIKVVVRELKKRGYTCGIITDGFECVARHVKNKLGMDFVFANKLHLFNSVATGEVTIPEYFLCTDKNLPAQAPVYCKSNILTYIADKYHVTPQNIIYVGSGSDGSQLLKEAGIGVAFDAVNPDAEKIADKIIPGPWMEPLLQIAQASPEKFKLRLPAISKKQAKRIGVGSLIGLASVGLVYLAARQITKRKKQEVS; encoded by the coding sequence ATGATTTCTATTATCATTCCGGTTCTGAATGAAGGGGCTACATTACGTCAGGTAATCAAAACCATCAAAAAGACGACAAGAAAAATTGAGATCATTGTGGTAGATGATAATTCCAACGACAATTCGGTTGAGGAAGCATTGAAAGAGAAAGTGCGCGTCATTACCAGCAGTCAGCGGGGCAAAGGAATTTCCATGCGGGAAGGTATGATGGCCGCCAAGAACGATATTGTCATGTATGTAGATGGTGATATCCTGACCTATCCGGACAATATAGTGGAATTACTGACTGATCCCATTATTGAGGGAAAAGCTGATTTTGTAAAATCCTATTTCGAGCGACAGGCAGGCAGGGTTACACAACTGGTGGCCAAACCATTGCTCAGTATTCTTTTTCCTGAACTGGCGAATTTCAACCAACCGCTTAGCGGCATGATTGCAGCCAGGAAATCATTATTATCACAGGTTCAGTTTGAAAACGACTATGGGGTAGATATCGGACTGCTGATCGACCTGCACCTACAGGGCGCCCGCATTACGGAAGCCAATATTGGTCGCGTAGAAAATGCCATGCAGACCTGGGAACAGCTGAGCAAAATGTCAAGGGAAGTATCCCGTACCATTCTGCGTAAAGCGGAGAACATTCCACAGGAAAACCTGGAAACACTGGGTAACATTAATATGATCCGTGAACAGATGGAATATTCTATCCTGGAATCTATTGACAAGCTTCACAAAATGGTCATCTTCAATCTCGACGAGACCATCTTCCGAGAGGATTACCTGATGGCAGCCGCTACAGAATTCGGTTTTGAGAATACTTTAAAACAGATCAGGGGCCATTTCTCCGACCCGGTATCCGTTATAGAGCATACTGCCACCCTTTTCCAGGACAGAAATCTGGCAGAACTGCTTGAGGTAGCAGACGAAGTATCGCTGGTACCCGACATTAAAGTAGTCGTACGTGAGCTGAAGAAAAGAGGATATACCTGTGGTATTATTACGGATGGCTTCGAATGTGTAGCCCGCCATGTTAAAAACAAGCTGGGAATGGACTTCGTGTTTGCCAACAAATTGCATCTATTCAATAGCGTGGCGACAGGGGAGGTGACCATTCCTGAATATTTCCTCTGCACAGACAAAAATCTGCCTGCTCAGGCGCCGGTGTATTGTAAGAGCAATATATTAACCTATATTGCAGACAAATACCACGTCACTCCACAAAATATTATATATGTTGGTAGTGGTTCTGATGGTAGTCAATTGCTGAAAGAAGCAGGAATTGGCGTTGCATTTGATGCAGTCAACCCCGACGCAGAGAAAATTGCAGATAAAATTATTCCCGGCCCATGGATGGAACCGTTGTTGCAGATAGCCCAGGCCAGTCCTGAGAAGTTCAAGCTACGCTTACCAGCGATCAGTAAGAAACAGGCAAAAAGGATTGGTGTGGGAAGCCTTATCGGATTAGCGTCCGTAGGGTTAGTTTACCTGGCGGCCAGGCAGATTACTAAACGCAAAAAACAAGAGGTCTCATAA
- a CDS encoding TraR/DksA family transcriptional regulator translates to MATSKKVASKKTQKAVTPAKKAAAKQVTPVKKSAAAKPATKKAAAPAKPAAKTSAPKVATKQVKPTTTQKVVAKKSAVTQTASSSKSVVKKAPVAAQAVPHTEVKKATAPAKPAASAKVPDTKKVVTPSVTADKEKLISKPEEKEVIMPVNKKDDKEKVVAKDAKKPADKVQKAEKAAPAAKAEKPADRTEKVDKKGASKAATLVTYQPEFTKSVLDQPEQPSGPVYRYSDTDLQEFKDLILKKLEAAKKELVYLQGLITRKDEAGTDDTENKYMSMEDGSGSQEREQLNQMASRQIQFIDHLEKALVRIENKTYGICRVTGKLIDKARLRAVPHATLSIEAKLAKSK, encoded by the coding sequence ATGGCAACAAGCAAGAAAGTTGCTAGTAAAAAGACCCAGAAAGCGGTAACACCGGCTAAAAAAGCAGCGGCAAAACAGGTTACTCCTGTAAAGAAATCCGCAGCAGCCAAGCCAGCGACGAAGAAGGCAGCAGCACCTGCAAAGCCAGCTGCGAAAACTTCGGCGCCAAAAGTTGCCACCAAACAGGTCAAGCCAACTACAACGCAGAAAGTTGTTGCCAAAAAATCAGCAGTTACCCAGACGGCTTCGTCAAGTAAATCTGTAGTAAAGAAAGCACCCGTAGCAGCACAGGCGGTGCCTCATACCGAAGTAAAGAAAGCAACGGCTCCTGCTAAGCCCGCAGCTTCCGCGAAAGTGCCTGATACAAAGAAAGTGGTGACGCCAAGCGTTACTGCAGATAAAGAAAAACTAATTTCCAAGCCAGAAGAAAAAGAAGTAATAATGCCAGTAAATAAAAAAGACGATAAAGAAAAAGTAGTTGCTAAAGACGCCAAAAAACCAGCGGACAAAGTACAGAAAGCTGAAAAAGCAGCACCAGCAGCAAAAGCTGAAAAGCCGGCTGACCGTACTGAGAAAGTTGATAAAAAAGGCGCTTCCAAAGCAGCTACATTAGTAACCTACCAACCAGAGTTTACTAAATCTGTTCTCGATCAGCCAGAACAGCCGTCCGGTCCTGTTTACCGCTATAGTGATACAGATCTGCAGGAATTTAAAGACCTGATCCTGAAAAAGCTGGAAGCTGCTAAAAAGGAACTCGTATATCTGCAGGGCCTGATCACTCGTAAAGATGAAGCAGGTACCGACGATACCGAAAACAAATATATGAGCATGGAAGATGGTTCCGGTTCTCAGGAAAGAGAACAGCTGAACCAGATGGCAAGCCGCCAGATCCAGTTCATCGATCACCTCGAGAAAGCACTCGTGCGTATCGAAAACAAAACTTACGGTATCTGCCGCGTAACCGGTAAGCTGATCGATAAAGCCAGACTGCGTGCTGTACCGCATGCTACGCTGAGTATCGAAGCGAAACTGGCGAAAAGCAAATAA